A region from the Pithys albifrons albifrons isolate INPA30051 chromosome Z, PitAlb_v1, whole genome shotgun sequence genome encodes:
- the LOC139684862 gene encoding oncostatin-M-specific receptor subunit beta-like isoform X1, giving the protein MDHFIVLTVLLPLRTCYTTYSQQESAVFPVTYLNVSKDLALQRLLVEWDVVKSAHDAKLAMSFEIQVSQTDDTNKTVWTECVPIKKLCGSTCTKTWTAYEFHNVTLDKLGKPFHWRWDSDLPLECVSHTVRIRSKAETSKIWSQWSLWETVLDLDTSNSSGPQIFPNEKILEEGSDTTFCCIGRKDQIIKEFSVLPAVRAFIHMNGRLGFLTVEGVTHHKAPHIHVYCKEPCNEDQCLAHSIFLVGRAPDTPKDFSCQTQDMRIVTCTWSQGGDTYLYEKYSPKYTLSDKLSQKMILCTPSCSKQCSCSWDIGQQRIWNVTVTVENPLGKKTAVDAFNVNHRIYPTAPFHVWEECTETEITLHWNYQNNGIELLCQTEILHPHGKVELHNSSDMHSPHRSITVGGLQPYTEYTARVRCGAAKHFWRWSEWSEAQTIRTEEATPSGKLDMWREITPVLGGRNVTLFWKKAAGFRANGRIISYEVTWEKIEDGFKPESISFSSVYNSTRIFIDNHSYRISIMAKNNVNFSLPSVLIISKATDNSTEELKEEQVNGTDDGIFISWEPRCIYDSYIIDWCNFPKLQPCDLQWKRFGPNISSAVIKSAVFVPGERYNFHIYGSLANRASLLEKKTGYLKELPPLHDPIVDKIELTFNTVTLSWDSYLTNESQSGFVKGYHIYVSPVQENCTLKGSKKHILSGDSELCKYTIENPEEKRYTVEHLMSNTKYKLVVKAYTGGGETPILNFLYVDTPYNSTVLYFLFLIVIVPTLVAAMCHWKKKWVKECCCPAIPSPHKSKVLSFKEFKISSEKVLKISDCIPDMLAMDNKAEAQKLHSWSQLSPTPTEDKTDGHDSSWIYPEKNVERGFAPIPTPQTHNWFENFAYFSHLEVESDPYQIPERLEASKPELAVVLYQPHCYIDIFNEDAASTDRETAGRKSSLRYISQTDLHCLGKRL; this is encoded by the exons ATGGATCACTTCATTGTTCTGACAGTACTGCTCCCCCTGAGGACTTGCTACACTACATACTCACAGCAAG AATCTGCTGTGTTTCCAGTAACATACCTCAATGTTTCCAAGGATTTGGCTCTTCAGCGGCTGCTGGTGGAATGGGATGTTGTCAAGTCAGCACATGATGCTAAGCTGGCAATGTCTTTTGAAATACAAGTCAGTCAAACAGATGACACTAATAAGACTGTGTGGACA gAATGTGTACCAATAAAGAAACTCTGTGGGTCGACTTGCACCAAAACGTGGACAGCCTAT GAATTTCATAATGTCACACTTGATAAGTTAGGAAAGCCTTTTCATTGGAGATGGGATTCAGACTTACCTTTGGAGTGTGTGTCACATACAGTGAGAATCAGGAGCAAAGCAGAAACATCAAAAATCTGGAGTCAGTGGAGTCTGTGGGAAACTGTATTGG ACCTGGACACTTCAAATAGCAGCGGACCTcaaatatttccaaatgaaaaaatTTTAGAAGAAGGCTCTGATACCACTTTTTGTTGCATTGGAAGGAAAGATCAAATCATTAAGGAATTCTCTGTACTCCCTGCTGTTCGTGCTTTCATTCACATGAACGGTCGACTCGGGTTTCTCACTGTGGAAGGTGTGACACATCACAAAGCACCTCACATCCATGTCTACTGTAAAGAGCCTTGCAATGAAGATCAGTGCTTAGCTCATTCAATTTTCCTTGTGGGTA GAGCACCTGATACACCTAAAGATTTTTCCTGCCAAACTCAGGACATGAGAATAGTAACATGTACTTGGAGCCAAGGAGGAGACACCTATCTCTATGAAAAGTATTCACCAAAATATACCTTGTCTGATAA GCTTTCCCAGAAAATGATTCTGTGCACACCAAGTTGTTCCAAGCAGTGCTCATGTTCTTGGGATATAGGCCAGCAGAGAATCTGGAATGTCACAGTGACTGTGGAAAACCcactgggaaagaaaactgCCGTGGATGCTTTTAATGTAAATCACAGAA TTTATCCCACTGCACCTTTCCACGTGTGGGAAGAATGCACGGAGACAGAAATCACATTACATTGGAATTATCAAAACAATGGAATTGAACTCCTTTGTCAGACTGAAATTCTCCATCCACATGGGAAAGTTGAACTG CATAATAGTTCAGACATGCATTCCCCTCACAGGAGCATCACTGTGGGTGGGCTGCAGCCATACACAGAATACACAGCGAGGGTTCGCTGTGGGGCAGCAAAGCATTTTTGGAGGTGGAGTGAGTGGAGCGAAGCCCAGACCATCAGAACAGAGGAAGCAA CTCCATCAGGGAAACTGGACATGTGGAGAGAAATTACACCAGTTCTGGGGGGAAGGAATGTGACGTTGTTCTGGAAG aaagcaGCGGGTTTTCGAGCAAATGGAAGAATTATTTCATATGAAGTAACCTGGGAAAAAATAGAAGATGGCTTTAAGCCTGAAAGCATCTCCTTTTCATCAGTCTACAATAGCACAAGGATTTTCATTGATAACCATTCCTACAGAATCAGTATCATGGCAAAGAACAATGttaatttttcacttccttCAGTATTGATCATCTCTAAAGCCACAGATAACA GCACTGAAGAGCTTAAGGAAGAACAGGTTAATGGTACAGATGAtggcatttttatttcctgggaGCCCAGATGTATATATGACAGCTACATTATCGATTGGTGTAACTTTCCAAAGTTGCAGCCTTGTGATTTGCAGTGGAAGAGATTTGGGCCCAACATTTCCAGTGCTGTGATCAAGTCAG CTGTTTTTGTTCCGGGGGAGAGATACAACTTCCACATCTATGGATCTCTTGCTAATAGAGCCTCCTTACTGGAAAAGAAGACCGGTTATCTCAAAGAGCTAC CTCCTCTTCATGACCCTATTGTGGACAAAATTGAACTGACTTTCAACACAGTAACACTGTCTTGGGATTCTTATCTCACAAATGAGTCACAGTCTGGTTTTGTAAAAGGCTACCACATCTATGTCTCACCAGTACAGGAGAACTGCACTTTGAAGGGATCTAAAAAGCACATTCTTTCAG GTGATTCAGAGCTATGTAAATACACAATTGAAAACCCGGAAGAAAAGAGATACACTGTGGAACACCTGATGTCAAACACAAAATACAAACTAGTGGTTAAAGCATACACAGGCGGAGGAGAGACTCCCATTCTTAACTTTCTATACGTAGACACACCATATAACT caaCCGTGCTGTACTTTCTATTCCTGATAGTGATAGTTCCAACCCTAGTAGCAGCTATGTGCCACTGGAAGAAGAAATG GGTAAAGGAGTGCTGCTGTCCTGCAATACCTAGTCCTCATAAGAGCAAAGTGCTGTCATTCAAGGAGTTTAAG ATTAGTTCTGAGAAAGTGTTGAAAATAAGTGACTGCATTCCTGACATGCTGGCCATGGACAATAAGGCTGAAGCCCAGAAATTACATTCATGGAGCCAGTTGTCTCCAACACCAACAGAAGATAAGACTGATGGTCATGATTCTTCTTGGATTTACCCTGAGAAAAATGTAGAGAGAGGCTTTGCACCCATACCTACACCTCAAACTCATAATTGGTTTGaaaattttgcttatttttcccATCTTGAGGTTGAATCTGATCCCTATCAAATACCAGAGAGACTGGAAGCAAGCAAACCAGAACTGGCAGTAGTGCTATACCAGCCACACTGCtatattgatatttttaatgaagatgCAGCCTCAAcagacagagaaacagctggCAGGAAGAGTAGTCTGAGATACATCTCACAAACAGATTTGCATTGCCTAGGGAAGAGGCTTTGA
- the LOC139684862 gene encoding oncostatin-M-specific receptor subunit beta-like isoform X3 — MDHFIVLTVLLPLRTCYTTYSQQESAVFPVTYLNVSKDLALQRLLVEWDVVKSAHDAKLAMSFEIQVSQTDDTNKTVWTECVPIKKLCGSTCTKTWTAYEFHNVTLDKLGKPFHWRWDSDLPLECVSHTVRIRSKAETSKIWSQWSLWETVLDLDTSNSSGPQIFPNEKILEEGSDTTFCCIGRKDQIIKEFSVLPAVRAFIHMNGRLGFLTVEGAPDTPKDFSCQTQDMRIVTCTWSQGGDTYLYEKYSPKYTLSDKLSQKMILCTPSCSKQCSCSWDIGQQRIWNVTVTVENPLGKKTAVDAFNVNHRIYPTAPFHVWEECTETEITLHWNYQNNGIELLCQTEILHPHGKVELHNSSDMHSPHRSITVGGLQPYTEYTARVRCGAAKHFWRWSEWSEAQTIRTEEATPSGKLDMWREITPVLGGRNVTLFWKKAAGFRANGRIISYEVTWEKIEDGFKPESISFSSVYNSTRIFIDNHSYRISIMAKNNVNFSLPSVLIISKATDNSTEELKEEQVNGTDDGIFISWEPRCIYDSYIIDWCNFPKLQPCDLQWKRFGPNISSAVIKSAVFVPGERYNFHIYGSLANRASLLEKKTGYLKELPPLHDPIVDKIELTFNTVTLSWDSYLTNESQSGFVKGYHIYVSPVQENCTLKGSKKHILSGDSELCKYTIENPEEKRYTVEHLMSNTKYKLVVKAYTGGGETPILNFLYVDTPYNSTVLYFLFLIVIVPTLVAAMCHWKKKWVKECCCPAIPSPHKSKVLSFKEFKISSEKVLKISDCIPDMLAMDNKAEAQKLHSWSQLSPTPTEDKTDGHDSSWIYPEKNVERGFAPIPTPQTHNWFENFAYFSHLEVESDPYQIPERLEASKPELAVVLYQPHCYIDIFNEDAASTDRETAGRKSSLRYISQTDLHCLGKRL; from the exons ATGGATCACTTCATTGTTCTGACAGTACTGCTCCCCCTGAGGACTTGCTACACTACATACTCACAGCAAG AATCTGCTGTGTTTCCAGTAACATACCTCAATGTTTCCAAGGATTTGGCTCTTCAGCGGCTGCTGGTGGAATGGGATGTTGTCAAGTCAGCACATGATGCTAAGCTGGCAATGTCTTTTGAAATACAAGTCAGTCAAACAGATGACACTAATAAGACTGTGTGGACA gAATGTGTACCAATAAAGAAACTCTGTGGGTCGACTTGCACCAAAACGTGGACAGCCTAT GAATTTCATAATGTCACACTTGATAAGTTAGGAAAGCCTTTTCATTGGAGATGGGATTCAGACTTACCTTTGGAGTGTGTGTCACATACAGTGAGAATCAGGAGCAAAGCAGAAACATCAAAAATCTGGAGTCAGTGGAGTCTGTGGGAAACTGTATTGG ACCTGGACACTTCAAATAGCAGCGGACCTcaaatatttccaaatgaaaaaatTTTAGAAGAAGGCTCTGATACCACTTTTTGTTGCATTGGAAGGAAAGATCAAATCATTAAGGAATTCTCTGTACTCCCTGCTGTTCGTGCTTTCATTCACATGAACGGTCGACTCGGGTTTCTCACTGTGGAAG GAGCACCTGATACACCTAAAGATTTTTCCTGCCAAACTCAGGACATGAGAATAGTAACATGTACTTGGAGCCAAGGAGGAGACACCTATCTCTATGAAAAGTATTCACCAAAATATACCTTGTCTGATAA GCTTTCCCAGAAAATGATTCTGTGCACACCAAGTTGTTCCAAGCAGTGCTCATGTTCTTGGGATATAGGCCAGCAGAGAATCTGGAATGTCACAGTGACTGTGGAAAACCcactgggaaagaaaactgCCGTGGATGCTTTTAATGTAAATCACAGAA TTTATCCCACTGCACCTTTCCACGTGTGGGAAGAATGCACGGAGACAGAAATCACATTACATTGGAATTATCAAAACAATGGAATTGAACTCCTTTGTCAGACTGAAATTCTCCATCCACATGGGAAAGTTGAACTG CATAATAGTTCAGACATGCATTCCCCTCACAGGAGCATCACTGTGGGTGGGCTGCAGCCATACACAGAATACACAGCGAGGGTTCGCTGTGGGGCAGCAAAGCATTTTTGGAGGTGGAGTGAGTGGAGCGAAGCCCAGACCATCAGAACAGAGGAAGCAA CTCCATCAGGGAAACTGGACATGTGGAGAGAAATTACACCAGTTCTGGGGGGAAGGAATGTGACGTTGTTCTGGAAG aaagcaGCGGGTTTTCGAGCAAATGGAAGAATTATTTCATATGAAGTAACCTGGGAAAAAATAGAAGATGGCTTTAAGCCTGAAAGCATCTCCTTTTCATCAGTCTACAATAGCACAAGGATTTTCATTGATAACCATTCCTACAGAATCAGTATCATGGCAAAGAACAATGttaatttttcacttccttCAGTATTGATCATCTCTAAAGCCACAGATAACA GCACTGAAGAGCTTAAGGAAGAACAGGTTAATGGTACAGATGAtggcatttttatttcctgggaGCCCAGATGTATATATGACAGCTACATTATCGATTGGTGTAACTTTCCAAAGTTGCAGCCTTGTGATTTGCAGTGGAAGAGATTTGGGCCCAACATTTCCAGTGCTGTGATCAAGTCAG CTGTTTTTGTTCCGGGGGAGAGATACAACTTCCACATCTATGGATCTCTTGCTAATAGAGCCTCCTTACTGGAAAAGAAGACCGGTTATCTCAAAGAGCTAC CTCCTCTTCATGACCCTATTGTGGACAAAATTGAACTGACTTTCAACACAGTAACACTGTCTTGGGATTCTTATCTCACAAATGAGTCACAGTCTGGTTTTGTAAAAGGCTACCACATCTATGTCTCACCAGTACAGGAGAACTGCACTTTGAAGGGATCTAAAAAGCACATTCTTTCAG GTGATTCAGAGCTATGTAAATACACAATTGAAAACCCGGAAGAAAAGAGATACACTGTGGAACACCTGATGTCAAACACAAAATACAAACTAGTGGTTAAAGCATACACAGGCGGAGGAGAGACTCCCATTCTTAACTTTCTATACGTAGACACACCATATAACT caaCCGTGCTGTACTTTCTATTCCTGATAGTGATAGTTCCAACCCTAGTAGCAGCTATGTGCCACTGGAAGAAGAAATG GGTAAAGGAGTGCTGCTGTCCTGCAATACCTAGTCCTCATAAGAGCAAAGTGCTGTCATTCAAGGAGTTTAAG ATTAGTTCTGAGAAAGTGTTGAAAATAAGTGACTGCATTCCTGACATGCTGGCCATGGACAATAAGGCTGAAGCCCAGAAATTACATTCATGGAGCCAGTTGTCTCCAACACCAACAGAAGATAAGACTGATGGTCATGATTCTTCTTGGATTTACCCTGAGAAAAATGTAGAGAGAGGCTTTGCACCCATACCTACACCTCAAACTCATAATTGGTTTGaaaattttgcttatttttcccATCTTGAGGTTGAATCTGATCCCTATCAAATACCAGAGAGACTGGAAGCAAGCAAACCAGAACTGGCAGTAGTGCTATACCAGCCACACTGCtatattgatatttttaatgaagatgCAGCCTCAAcagacagagaaacagctggCAGGAAGAGTAGTCTGAGATACATCTCACAAACAGATTTGCATTGCCTAGGGAAGAGGCTTTGA
- the LOC139684862 gene encoding oncostatin-M-specific receptor subunit beta-like isoform X2, whose amino-acid sequence MDHFIVLTVLLPLRTCYTTYSQQESAVFPVTYLNVSKDLALQRLLVEWDVVKSAHDAKLAMSFEIQVSQTDDTNKTVWTEFHNVTLDKLGKPFHWRWDSDLPLECVSHTVRIRSKAETSKIWSQWSLWETVLDLDTSNSSGPQIFPNEKILEEGSDTTFCCIGRKDQIIKEFSVLPAVRAFIHMNGRLGFLTVEGVTHHKAPHIHVYCKEPCNEDQCLAHSIFLVGRAPDTPKDFSCQTQDMRIVTCTWSQGGDTYLYEKYSPKYTLSDKLSQKMILCTPSCSKQCSCSWDIGQQRIWNVTVTVENPLGKKTAVDAFNVNHRIYPTAPFHVWEECTETEITLHWNYQNNGIELLCQTEILHPHGKVELHNSSDMHSPHRSITVGGLQPYTEYTARVRCGAAKHFWRWSEWSEAQTIRTEEATPSGKLDMWREITPVLGGRNVTLFWKKAAGFRANGRIISYEVTWEKIEDGFKPESISFSSVYNSTRIFIDNHSYRISIMAKNNVNFSLPSVLIISKATDNSTEELKEEQVNGTDDGIFISWEPRCIYDSYIIDWCNFPKLQPCDLQWKRFGPNISSAVIKSAVFVPGERYNFHIYGSLANRASLLEKKTGYLKELPPLHDPIVDKIELTFNTVTLSWDSYLTNESQSGFVKGYHIYVSPVQENCTLKGSKKHILSGDSELCKYTIENPEEKRYTVEHLMSNTKYKLVVKAYTGGGETPILNFLYVDTPYNSTVLYFLFLIVIVPTLVAAMCHWKKKWVKECCCPAIPSPHKSKVLSFKEFKISSEKVLKISDCIPDMLAMDNKAEAQKLHSWSQLSPTPTEDKTDGHDSSWIYPEKNVERGFAPIPTPQTHNWFENFAYFSHLEVESDPYQIPERLEASKPELAVVLYQPHCYIDIFNEDAASTDRETAGRKSSLRYISQTDLHCLGKRL is encoded by the exons ATGGATCACTTCATTGTTCTGACAGTACTGCTCCCCCTGAGGACTTGCTACACTACATACTCACAGCAAG AATCTGCTGTGTTTCCAGTAACATACCTCAATGTTTCCAAGGATTTGGCTCTTCAGCGGCTGCTGGTGGAATGGGATGTTGTCAAGTCAGCACATGATGCTAAGCTGGCAATGTCTTTTGAAATACAAGTCAGTCAAACAGATGACACTAATAAGACTGTGTGGACA GAATTTCATAATGTCACACTTGATAAGTTAGGAAAGCCTTTTCATTGGAGATGGGATTCAGACTTACCTTTGGAGTGTGTGTCACATACAGTGAGAATCAGGAGCAAAGCAGAAACATCAAAAATCTGGAGTCAGTGGAGTCTGTGGGAAACTGTATTGG ACCTGGACACTTCAAATAGCAGCGGACCTcaaatatttccaaatgaaaaaatTTTAGAAGAAGGCTCTGATACCACTTTTTGTTGCATTGGAAGGAAAGATCAAATCATTAAGGAATTCTCTGTACTCCCTGCTGTTCGTGCTTTCATTCACATGAACGGTCGACTCGGGTTTCTCACTGTGGAAGGTGTGACACATCACAAAGCACCTCACATCCATGTCTACTGTAAAGAGCCTTGCAATGAAGATCAGTGCTTAGCTCATTCAATTTTCCTTGTGGGTA GAGCACCTGATACACCTAAAGATTTTTCCTGCCAAACTCAGGACATGAGAATAGTAACATGTACTTGGAGCCAAGGAGGAGACACCTATCTCTATGAAAAGTATTCACCAAAATATACCTTGTCTGATAA GCTTTCCCAGAAAATGATTCTGTGCACACCAAGTTGTTCCAAGCAGTGCTCATGTTCTTGGGATATAGGCCAGCAGAGAATCTGGAATGTCACAGTGACTGTGGAAAACCcactgggaaagaaaactgCCGTGGATGCTTTTAATGTAAATCACAGAA TTTATCCCACTGCACCTTTCCACGTGTGGGAAGAATGCACGGAGACAGAAATCACATTACATTGGAATTATCAAAACAATGGAATTGAACTCCTTTGTCAGACTGAAATTCTCCATCCACATGGGAAAGTTGAACTG CATAATAGTTCAGACATGCATTCCCCTCACAGGAGCATCACTGTGGGTGGGCTGCAGCCATACACAGAATACACAGCGAGGGTTCGCTGTGGGGCAGCAAAGCATTTTTGGAGGTGGAGTGAGTGGAGCGAAGCCCAGACCATCAGAACAGAGGAAGCAA CTCCATCAGGGAAACTGGACATGTGGAGAGAAATTACACCAGTTCTGGGGGGAAGGAATGTGACGTTGTTCTGGAAG aaagcaGCGGGTTTTCGAGCAAATGGAAGAATTATTTCATATGAAGTAACCTGGGAAAAAATAGAAGATGGCTTTAAGCCTGAAAGCATCTCCTTTTCATCAGTCTACAATAGCACAAGGATTTTCATTGATAACCATTCCTACAGAATCAGTATCATGGCAAAGAACAATGttaatttttcacttccttCAGTATTGATCATCTCTAAAGCCACAGATAACA GCACTGAAGAGCTTAAGGAAGAACAGGTTAATGGTACAGATGAtggcatttttatttcctgggaGCCCAGATGTATATATGACAGCTACATTATCGATTGGTGTAACTTTCCAAAGTTGCAGCCTTGTGATTTGCAGTGGAAGAGATTTGGGCCCAACATTTCCAGTGCTGTGATCAAGTCAG CTGTTTTTGTTCCGGGGGAGAGATACAACTTCCACATCTATGGATCTCTTGCTAATAGAGCCTCCTTACTGGAAAAGAAGACCGGTTATCTCAAAGAGCTAC CTCCTCTTCATGACCCTATTGTGGACAAAATTGAACTGACTTTCAACACAGTAACACTGTCTTGGGATTCTTATCTCACAAATGAGTCACAGTCTGGTTTTGTAAAAGGCTACCACATCTATGTCTCACCAGTACAGGAGAACTGCACTTTGAAGGGATCTAAAAAGCACATTCTTTCAG GTGATTCAGAGCTATGTAAATACACAATTGAAAACCCGGAAGAAAAGAGATACACTGTGGAACACCTGATGTCAAACACAAAATACAAACTAGTGGTTAAAGCATACACAGGCGGAGGAGAGACTCCCATTCTTAACTTTCTATACGTAGACACACCATATAACT caaCCGTGCTGTACTTTCTATTCCTGATAGTGATAGTTCCAACCCTAGTAGCAGCTATGTGCCACTGGAAGAAGAAATG GGTAAAGGAGTGCTGCTGTCCTGCAATACCTAGTCCTCATAAGAGCAAAGTGCTGTCATTCAAGGAGTTTAAG ATTAGTTCTGAGAAAGTGTTGAAAATAAGTGACTGCATTCCTGACATGCTGGCCATGGACAATAAGGCTGAAGCCCAGAAATTACATTCATGGAGCCAGTTGTCTCCAACACCAACAGAAGATAAGACTGATGGTCATGATTCTTCTTGGATTTACCCTGAGAAAAATGTAGAGAGAGGCTTTGCACCCATACCTACACCTCAAACTCATAATTGGTTTGaaaattttgcttatttttcccATCTTGAGGTTGAATCTGATCCCTATCAAATACCAGAGAGACTGGAAGCAAGCAAACCAGAACTGGCAGTAGTGCTATACCAGCCACACTGCtatattgatatttttaatgaagatgCAGCCTCAAcagacagagaaacagctggCAGGAAGAGTAGTCTGAGATACATCTCACAAACAGATTTGCATTGCCTAGGGAAGAGGCTTTGA